CCGCGCGGTGGTTGGGGCGGGATTGTGGGCGAACTCGATGCGCTCCTCCCCCTTCAAGGGGAGGCTGGGTGGGGGTGCCAGACATGAAAGAACAGATCTCCTTTGCCTGCGGCTTGCGGCGGGAGCAGACGGTGGCGGAGCGGCGGTTCTGGGCGCTGCTGGAACCCTGGCGGCGGGCGGGCTGGCATATGCGGCGGCAGGCGCCGATCGGGCCCTATGTGGTGGATTTTGTCTGCAAGCGCGCCGGGATCATTTTCGAGATCGATGGCGACAGCCATTTCACCGAGGCGGGGCTGGCCCACGATGCGCGGCGGACGGCGTTTCTCGTCGGGCTGGGCTATCGCGTGGTGCGGTTTGGCAATGACGACGTGCTGGACAATGCCGATGGGGTGGGGGAGGTGGTGTTCGGTCTGCTGGGGCCGGTGGATGGGGAGCCGCCGGGGTGGGGCACCCCACCTAACTGCGATACCCCCACCTAGATCGGGGTTGGGGATAGGCCCCCGCCTAACCGGCCATTCGAGCATAGCTCTCATGGCCTTCTCGGCTCAGATTGGTCCACCGGACCAATCTGGCCCTGCGGGCATGCCTCGAAGCCCCTGAAGGGCAAGACCCCCACCTAGCCTCCCCCTGAGCAACCGTGTTTGCGGTCAAGCTGTGTTGGTGTGCCAGGGGGTGTTGTTGGTGTGCCAGGGGGTGTTGTTGGCAAGGACGGCATTGGCTGTCGTGATGAGTTTGCGCATGGCGGCGACGATGGCGAGCTTTCCCGGTTTGCCCTGGGCGCGCAGCCTTTTGTAGAAGTCGCGGATGGGCGGGTTAGCACGGATGGCCGACAGGGTGGCCATATAGAGAGCGCAGCGCACCGAGAGGCGTCCGCCGGCGATATGGGCCTGGCCGCGCATCTCACCACTATCGCGGTTGAAGGGGGCGACTCCGGCCAAGGCGGCCGCCTGCTTGTTGCCGATGCCGCCCAGCTCGGGCATTTCGGCCAGCAGCACGGCGGCCGTAGTCTGGCCGATGCCGGGGATGGTGGTGAGTAGTTCGGCCCGGCGCCGTAGCGTCGCATCGCTATCGATCTGGCGGGTAATGGCCCGATCCATCTCGCCGATCTGGCTGCTCAAGAAGCCTATATGAGCATCGATGCTGGCTTGCGCCAGCGCAGCTTCAGGGTGCTCGCGACGCTGCTTTTCCATGGCCAGCATATCCACCATCTGGCGGCGCCGGCGCACCAGATCGGCCATTTCCACGGCATTTGGATCGTAGAGGGGGTCGGGATCTGGGTGCATCAGGTGAGCGAAGCGCAGGATCGCCGCGGCGTCAATCGCATCGGTCTTGGCCAGCAGCCCGTCGGCCCGAGCCAGATCGCGCACCCGGCGCGGGTTAATCGTGCTCAGCGCGATGCCATGCTGGCTGAGCGAGCGGGCCATCAGCCGCGTATAGCTGCCGGTGGCCTCACAGACCAGATGGGGCCGGGTCAGGCTGGAGATCTTTTGCACCAACCGAGCCATGCCAGCCGGATTATTGGACACGCGCAACCTGCTCGAGCCGGTGATGGCCAGATCCAGGTGCTTCTTGGAGACGTCGACACCAACATAGTCTGGGGAAAAAATCATGATCGCTCTGCCTTGTATGCGGGCATGTCGCCCAACCAACCGTTCGAGACAGTCAAGATGGGCCGGACGCGTCTGCTCAGGGGCGAGCTTGCTGGCTCTTGGGGGACACACGCTATCCAGCCCGGGAGCCCGGTAAACCCAAAGCTCCCAGGCCGATCATCGCCAATCACGGCCTCCAAGCAAACATACAAGGGGGAGGGATCGGATCGAGTTTGTCCACGATGGCGCCCACCCACTGCTCGGCCCCTCCCCCTTCAGGGGGAGGTTGGGTGGGGGTGTCGGGGGCCTAGTTGACCTCGCCAGACAGCGTATCGAGTTCCATTTCGCGCAGGCGCTTGACCTCGTCTCTAAGGCGGGCGGCTTTCTCGAACTCCAGGTTGGTCGCGGCTTCGCGCATCTGGGTTTCGATGTCCTTGATGACGGCGGCGAGGTTGGCGCCGACTTCGACGCGTTCCTTGCCGTCGCGGCCTTTGCCGATCGATACCGTGACGTGGTCGCGCTCGTAAACCGAGTCGACGATGTCATGGATATTGGAGCGGACCGAGGCGGGGGTGATGCCGTTGGCCTCATTGTACGCCACCTGCTTTTCGCGGCGGCGGCCGGTTTCGGCCAGCGCGCGCTCCATCGAGCCGGTAATGCGGTCGGCATAGAGGACCACCTTGCCGTCGACGTTACGGGCGGCGCGGCCGATGGTCTGGATCAGGGAGGTTTCCGAGCGGAGGAAGCCTTCCTTGTCGGCGTCGAGGATCGCCACGAAGCCGCATTCGGGGATGTCGAGGCCTTCGCGCAGCAGGTTGATGCCCACGAGAACGTCGAAGGCGCCCAGACGAAGATCGCGGATGATCTCGATGCGCTCGATGGTGTCGACGTCGCTATGCATGTAGCGGACGCGAATGCCCTGCTCGTGCAGATATTCGGTGAGGTCCTCGGCCATTTTCTTGGTGAGGACAGTGAGGAGGGTCCGGTAGCCGAGTTTGTTGACCTGGCGGATCTCGTCGACC
This sequence is a window from Devosia beringensis. Protein-coding genes within it:
- a CDS encoding endonuclease domain-containing protein is translated as MKEQISFACGLRREQTVAERRFWALLEPWRRAGWHMRRQAPIGPYVVDFVCKRAGIIFEIDGDSHFTEAGLAHDARRTAFLVGLGYRVVRFGNDDVLDNADGVGEVVFGLLGPVDGEPPGWGTPPNCDTPT
- a CDS encoding IS110 family RNA-guided transposase: MIFSPDYVGVDVSKKHLDLAITGSSRLRVSNNPAGMARLVQKISSLTRPHLVCEATGSYTRLMARSLSQHGIALSTINPRRVRDLARADGLLAKTDAIDAAAILRFAHLMHPDPDPLYDPNAVEMADLVRRRRQMVDMLAMEKQRREHPEAALAQASIDAHIGFLSSQIGEMDRAITRQIDSDATLRRRAELLTTIPGIGQTTAAVLLAEMPELGGIGNKQAAALAGVAPFNRDSGEMRGQAHIAGGRLSVRCALYMATLSAIRANPPIRDFYKRLRAQGKPGKLAIVAAMRKLITTANAVLANNTPWHTNNTPWHTNTA